The following are encoded in a window of Podospora pseudoanserina strain CBS 124.78 chromosome 6, whole genome shotgun sequence genomic DNA:
- a CDS encoding hypothetical protein (EggNog:ENOG503P424; COG:P), whose product MKSLTFFTLRLLQIALLVACLAFAVEAARGSSSGGRSGSSSSGSGRSGSSFGGGGSSTGFGSGYYPSNNDNDGTSSSSGSHNSNSNFNSNSASSTNAYFGTGNAGGYRYRYRNGNNNSRAPFDTQQAMNYRTIHGILASLAMVVLFPIGSILLRVLPGKWGFWVHVIFQVLATIIYISGAALGIYLVNMIRIPSGSLLSNTSTNYHPILGLVLLVLFLIQPVLGVVHHLKFRKVQKRQIWSQLHLANGRGSIIIGIITGGLGLHLSQATNQKKTVYAAVAGVIGAIWIGVSVWAELKRKKKLTDTEKAKEGEDESMVRRKSGEEVKTGVTAWDIMK is encoded by the exons ATGAAgtccctcaccttcttcaccctccgCCTGCTCCAAATCGCTCTCCTCGTCGCGTGCTTAGCTTTCGCCGTGGAGGCAGCccgtggcagcagcagcggcggtaGAAGTgggtcctcctcttccggcAGCGGTAGAAGTGGGTCCTccttcggcggcggcggcagcagcaccggcTTCGGAAGTGGGTACTACCCtagcaacaacgacaacgacggcacatcctcctcttccggcAGCCACAA ctccaactccaacttCAACTCCAACTCGGCGTCATCAACAAACGCCTACTTTGGCACCGGCAACGCAGGCGGCTACCGCTACCGCTACCGcaatggcaacaacaactcccGCGCCCCGTTCGACACGCAACAAGCGATGAACTACCGCACCATCCACGGGATCCTCGCCTcgctggcgatggtggttcTTTTCCCCATTGGGTCGATCCTTCTCCGGGTGTTGCCGGGGAAGTGGGGGTTCTGGGTGCATGTCATTTTCCAGGTGTTGGCCACCATCATTTACATTAGCGGTGCTGCGCTGGGGATTTACCTCGTCAACATGATCAGGATTCCTTCTGGGTCTTTG CTGTCGAATACATCAACAAACTACCACCCTATTCTcggtcttgtcctcctcgttCTGTTCCTCATCCAGCCCGTCCTCGGCGTGGTGCACCATCTCAAGTTCCGCAAGGTGCAAAAGCGCCAGATCTGGTCCCAGCTCCACCTGGCCAACGGCCGgggcagcatcatcatcggcatcatcaccGGTGGCTTGGGTCTGCATCTATCTCAAGCCACGAACCAGAAAAAGACTGTGTACGCCGCTGTGGCAGGTGTTATTGGCGCCATCTGGATTGGCGTCTCCGTTTGGGCTGAGCTGaagcggaagaagaagctgactGATAccgagaaggccaaggagggggaagatgagAGTATGGTCAGAAGGAAAAgcggtgaggaggtcaagacgGGGGTTACGGCTTGGGATATTATGAAGTGA
- a CDS encoding hypothetical protein (EggNog:ENOG503NX74; COG:S) encodes MTSQSPQYQHFVPQFLLRNFSHPYKPDGPTKGRKFQKGMFPKDKVVRHVDFAVDPPVICESPVNRILGLVNMYDNPNKPTALQREVEILFSKLEHQASQIFRKISKAFEQKSTVVSMSRAERDLMRKFLFLLMYRNRGFHTRFNHATHDGYNEDDKELVREYMRKNNIITPLDVWLDGIKTIIELPMDPGKKWLGVLMGKMYPQDAMWFWLHVEFSYMAILTPAEDGDEFILTDNAYAIFEGPNTSALDAETQEVIDTEYLPLHTFAPISPKLLIVLRADIFPDPLEDADERVREARKLMRLACRAPLESPGSEKVRSLLADLPISKARNNYTVIVDNRLELKAGQPPKRRQTDRFDFTIFPVKQNHVNMINGILLDSCAPCTSIVFESRDAFARTLEWYLTAPCSMGKVLGGKHKEIRRRALLKLEAISRALGSQKETKWEDVEEVVMDNIEQWRAENLDKQRNLVRLMNADLDGLYEGVHRQANKYGRPFNSKSYGPYFLLGGSRYTAEEDFAQADLIRRFRIKIDLWSKGMVDEVIRQRNGDLIETAYLRLPPRRVWMLIKLIRLMFLADPDKPVDLKLAKSEFEGPEDTIARVHHLVTPEVLNDLLWRTHINDMYSRRNHGVDIWARQNGGWDLAAWEMPFLHHIRGSIRNCGIPAIEKFGLEVPGSPTPACTIDTFRDMRPTDIRKTIVELNVRKLAELEFDSLFDNQVEGHDLLMEFKRLFFQLSYPTPPYTWLLKMAVRAGVL; translated from the exons ATGACTTCACAGAGCCCCCAATATCAACACTTTGTCCCTCAGTTCCTCCTTCGTAACTTCTCTCACCCCTACAAGCCAGATGGACCAACCAAAGGCCGCAAATTCCAAAAGGGGATGTTCCCAAAAGACAAAGTCGTTCGGCACGTTGATTTCGCGGTTGATCCGCCTGTTATTTGTGAGAGTCCCGTCAACCGGATCTTGGGACTGGTCAACATGTACGACAACCCGAACAAGCCAACCGCTTTGCAACGAGAAGTCGAGATCCTGTTCTCCAAACTTGAGCATCAAGCTAGCCAGATCTTCCGCAAGATCAGCAAGGCTTTCGAGCAGAAAAGTACCGTGGTTTCAATGTCACGAGCTGAACGCGATCTCATGCGCaagttcctcttcctcctcatgtACCGGAACAGAGGGTTTCATACCCGCTTCAACCATGCCACGCACGACGGGTACAACGAGGATGATAAGGAGCTTGTGCGCGAGTACATGCGCAAGAACAATATCATCACGCCACTGGATGTGTGGCTCGACGGGATCAAGACCATCATCGAGCTCCCTATGGACCCGGGAAAGAAGTGGctgggggtgttgatgggcAAGATGTACCCTCAAGACGCCATGTGGTTCTGGTTACACGTTGAGTTCTCCTACATGGCTATTCTCACCCCTGCAGAGGATGGCGACGAGTTTATTCTGACCGACAACGCGTATGCGATATTCGAAGGCCCCAATACTTCTGCGCTGGACGCGGAGACGCAGGAAGTCATTGATACTGAATATCTTCCCCTTCATACATTTGCACCTATTTCACCCAAGCTCTTGATCGTGCTCCGAGCCGACATATTTCCCGATCCCCTGGAAGACGCTGATGAGCGTGTTAGGGAGGCGCGGAAACTTATGCGATTAGCATGTCGTGCCCCTTTGGAATCCCCAGGCTCGGAGAAGGTTCGCTCATTGCTGGCGGACCTTCCCATCTCAAAAGCTCGAAACAACTACACGGTGATCGTTGATAACCGACTTGAGCTCAAAGCCGGGCAGCCTCCTAAAAGACGTCAAACAGACAGATTCGACTTCACCATCTTCCCTGTCAAACAAAACCACGTCAACATGATCAACGGGATTCTTTTGGACAGTTGTGCCCCTTGTACAAGCATCGTGTTTGAGTCTCGTGACGCCTTTGCCCGCACACTCGAGTGGTATCTCACTGCACCTTGCAGCATGGGCAAAGTGTTGGGTGGGAAACACAAGGAGATCCGCCGCCGGGCTTTGTTAAAGTTGGAGGCCATCTCCCGAGCCTTGGGTTCGCAAAAGGAAACCAAGTGGGAAGATGTAGAAGAAGTTGTGATGGACAATATCGAGCAGTGGCGAGCAGAGAACCTTGACAAGCAACGAAATCTTGTACGGCTCATGAACGCAGATCTTGACGGTCTATACGAAGGAGTTCACAGGCAGGCAAACAAATATGGAAGGCCATTCAACTCGAAGTCTTATGGCCCATACTTTCTCCTTG GTGGCTCACGGTACACAGCAGAGGAGGACTTTGCACAGGCTGACTTGATACGAAGATTCAGAATCAAGATTGACCTCTGGTCTAAAGGGATGGTTGATGAAGTTATTCGGCAGAGAAACGGGGACTTGATCGAGACTGCCTACCTTCGGCTCCCGCCACGACGTGTTTGGATGCTCATCAAGCTGATCAGACTGATGTTCCTTGCCGATCCGGATAAGCCGGTAGACCTAAAGCTAGCAAAAAGCGAATTCGAGGGTCCAGAGGATACGATTGCACGGG TCCACCATCTTGTCACACCCGAAGTCCTAAACGACCTTCTCTGGAGGACTCACATCAACGACATGTATTCGAGACGGAATCATGGCGTTGACATTTGGGCCAGGCAGAACGGCGGCTGGGATCTTGCAGCGTGGGAGATGCCGTTTTTGCATCACATACGGG GAAGCATTAGAAACTGCG GTATACCTGCAATCGAGAAGTTCGGACTGGAAGTTCCCGGATCTCCAACCCCCGCTTGCACCATTGACACTTTTAGGGACATGAGACCGACGGATATACGCAAGACAATTGTCGAGCTCAATGTGAGGAAGCTAGCAGAGTTGGAATTTGACTCTCTTTTCGATAACCAGGTGGAAGGTCACGATCTGTTGATGGAGTTCAAAAGGCTGTTCTTCCAGCTGTCAtacccaaccccaccataCACGTGGTTATTGAAAATGGCAGTTCGAGCTGGAGTGTTGTGA